The Myxococcales bacterium nucleotide sequence AAAGCTTTCCGATGCGACCTCGCTATTGCGCCGGGCAACCCAATCGCAAGCGGCGCCGGCTGAAAGTTTTTTTTGGTTTGGCGAAGCGCTCTCGAGCCAATCTTCTGCGCAGGCGGCGGACGCTTATAAGCGATACTTGGAGCTTGACCCGAGCGGCAGTTACGTGGAACGTGCAAAACAAGCGATAGGGGCCTTGGCATTGTAACATGGGGCGGTTGGCAGACACTTCCCCACAACGACAGAATTGATGGATACATCTTTAACCGACGAGCAACGCCTCATCCAAGACACCGTGCGGGAGTTTGCCGAGCGGGAAGTAGCACCTCGCGCCAAACAGTTGGATGCCGAGTCCATGTGGCCAGCAGCGTTGATCGACGGGCTGGCTAAGCTCGGTCTGATGGGCATGACGGTGCCCGAAGCATGGGGTGGTTCCGGTGTCGATCATATTAGCTATGCCATCGCGGTCGAAGAGATCAGCCGCGCCTGCGCTTCGCTTGGCGTTATCATGTCCGTCAATAACTCTTTGGCGTGCGCGCCGCTTGCGGCCCATGGGACAGACGCTCAGAAAGAAAAGTATCTCAAGCCGTTAGCGTCCGGGGAAAAGCTGGGATGTTTTGGTCTGACGGAGCCAGCGAGCGGCTCGGATGCCAGTCACATGGAGACAGTCGCCCATAAAGATGGCGACGGATGGGTTATCAGCGGCTCCAAGAACTGGATTACCAATGGTCCTCATGCTGACGTGATCATTGTGTTTGCAGCGACTGATCGGCAAGCTGGCCCCCGGGGCATCACCGCATTCGTGGTGTCGACCGATGCGAAAGGCTTCGGCCGCGAGACGCCCGATAGCAAACTTGGCATTCATGCCGCGCACTCGTGTACGGTATTCTTTGACCAATGCAGGATCCCGACGACTCACCAACTGGGAGAGGAGGGAGAAGGCTTCAAGATTGCCATGGCGACTCTGGATGGCGGCCGAATTGGCATTGCGGCGCAAGCCCTGGGTATCGCGCGCGCGGCGTTCGAAAAGGCAAGAGATTACGCCAAGGAGCGCAAAGCGTTTGGGGAACCGATCGCGAACAAACAGGCGATTCAGTTTATGTTGGCCGACATGGCCACCGAGATTGAAGCGGCTCGGCTGTTGGTCCAACGCGCCGCGTGGCTAAAAGACCAAGGACAGCGGCATACATCAGAGGCTGCGGTGGCGAAATTGTTTGCATCCGAAATGGCCACCCGCGTGTCCCACAAAGCACTCCAAATACACGGGGGCTACGGATACTCTACGGATTACGACGTCGAGCGACACTACCGGGATGCACGCATCACCGAGATTTACGAGGGCACCAGCGAAATCATGCGCATCGTGATCGCCGCGCGCGCGCTTCGCGAGTAACTATGAATTTCGCGCTCAGTGAAACACAAATCCTGATCAGACATACTGCGCGCGAATTTGCACAGCGTCGACTGGTACGCTTTGCCGACGAGTTTGAGGAACAAGGGCAGGTTCCTCCCGATGTACTGCGGGAGATGGCGGAACTCGGCCTGATGGGTGTCGCTATCCCGGAAGCGCTTGGCGGCAGCGAGGCCGGTGCGGTTGCGTTTGCGCTGGCCTTGGCTGAGGTCGCCGCAGGCTGCGCATCGACAGCCGTCATGATGGCGGTGAGCAATATGGTGGCGGAGATCATCACGCGCTATGGCACCCCTCAGCAAAAGCAGACGCATGTACCTCGCATATGTTCAGGGGAATATGTCACCGCGTCGTTTGCGCTAAGTGAAGCGGATGCCGGAAGCGATCCGGCGAACATGGGCACAGTGGCTCGCAAGTCCGGAAAAAAATGGCGTATTGACGGCGGCAAGCAATGGATTAGCAACGGCACCACGGCGGGCGTGTTTGTCATTTGGGCGCGCACCGGAGAGGCGGGACACCGCGGAATCAGTTGTTTTCTGGTGACACAGGGTCAACCCGGACTCGTGGTGGGACCGAAAGAAGACAAGATGGGACTACGCGGTTCCGACACGGTGAGCCTCGCATTAGATGACTGTACTGTCGATGACACTGACATGTTAGGAGCCGAGGGCTTGGGCTTTGGGATCGCCATGGCGGCGCTCGATGGTGGGCGCATCAGCATTGCCGCTCAATGCGCGGGAATCGCTTCTGCGGCCAACCGCCACATGCAAAAGTATGCTAAAGAACGAAAGCAGTTCGGGACGCCGCTCGCAGACTTTCAAGCCATTCAATGGATGGTTGCAGATAGCGAGAAGGAGCTCGATGCCATGACTTTGCTTGGATGGCGTGCCGCGAGCCTCAAGGACGCCGGGCTGCCGTATTCCCAGGCGGCATCCATGGCGAAGCTCTATGCATCGGAAGCAGCCTGGAGGGTGTGTAATCGGGCGGTCCAGGTGCACGGCGGATATGGATACAGCCGAGAATACCCGCTGGAGCGCTATTTGCGGGATGTGCGGGCCACCCAGATTTATGAGGGAACCAGCGAGATTCAGCGTCGAGTGATCGCGCGCAACCTACTGCATCCAATCTAGGCCCCGTGCTATGATGCGCATATGAGTGAGAGTGACCCGAACGAGGTGCGTTGGGATGCGGTAGGGGAGGCCCTTGAGCTTTTGCGAGAGGGAGACACCGAGCAGGCTTTGAAGGAACTCCAAAGGATTCTCGTGGAGGATGCCGACAACGAATATGGGCACTACTATCTAGGTGTCGCGTATTTTGAGCGGGGTGAGTTCGTCCCAGCGATGAAAGCCTACCTTAGAGCTATCGAACTTGCTCCGGCATATCTGGGAGCGATGCTGGGACTGGGCCACGCCCTACGCATGCTCGGCCGATACCAGGAGTCGATTCGAGTGGGCCGCGAGGTGCTCATCCAGCAGCCAGAAGATCCGGACGCATTGCATTTGTTGGGCCTAGCGCATTTCGCTCAGGGAGATGAGGCTGAGGCGCGCGATTATCTGCAGCGCTTTCTCAATACGCGTCCAGAGGTCGAGGTCCAGATGGAAGTAGAAGGAATGTTGGAAGTGCTCGGAGGCAATGTGGTGGCATTGCACCCCGATATCACTCGGCTCAATTGAGGCGCGATTGGGGAACGACGACCATCACACATCGGAGGGAGAGCAGCCGGGATTAACCACCCCCGAACTTCTTGAACTAAGTAAGCAACGCGACGCCTGGCAAAAAAGTGTCAAGGGAAGTGCCAAACTGGGCTTTCAAGCCACAGGCGACTTCACCACGCTGAGCGGCATTCCAGTTCCCGATCTCGTGACACCCCTTGACGTATCGGGCGACTACCTCGCAACCTTAGGATTTCCCGGACAGTTTCCATTTACGCGCGGCGTCTATCCCACGATGCATAGGGGCCGTTTGTGGACGCAACGCATGTTTGCTGGTTTTGGAACTCCCCAGCACACAAACGCGCGCTTTCGTTATCTCCTTGAGCACGGTCAAACGGGCCTTAGCACGGCATTCGATTTTCCAACCCTCATGGGATACGACAGTGATTCGCCCCGCGCGCTCGGCGAGGTAGGAATGTGCGGCGTGGCCATTGATACCCTCAAGGACATGGAAATGCTCTTTGACGGTATTCCTTTGGATCACGTGACCACATCGATGACGATCAACGGGCCTGCCGTCGTCCTGCTAGCGTTTTACATCGCGCTCGCCGATGAACGTGGAATTCCGCGCAGCGCGCTTGGCGGAACCGTACAAAACGATTGTCTTAAAGAGTTCATCGCCCAACACGCCTGGGTCGTGCCTCCTCGCCCAGCGATGCGCATTGTCACCGACATGATCGAGTTTTGCACCAACGAACTACCGCGGTGGCATCCGGTCAGCATCAGCGGGTATCACATGCGCGAGGCTGGGGCGACAGCCGCTCAAGAACTTGCCTTCACGTTGGCTGATGGCATCGCATACGTGCAATGGTGTGTTGATCGGGGGCTGCCTGTTGACAGCTTCGCGCCCAGGCTCAGCTTTTTTTTCGATGTGCAAAGCGACTTTTTGGAAGAAGTAGCCAAGTTTCGCGCCGGACGCCGGATGTGGGCCAAGATCATGAGGCAACGGTTTGGGGCCAAAGAACCGCGATCATGCATGCAACGTACCCATGCGCAAACAGCAGGCGTTTCGTTGACCGCGCAGCAGCCCTTTAACAACGTCGCACGCGTCGCCATGCAAGCTCTGGCCGCGGTGATGGGCGGCGTGCAATCCTTGCACACCAACGCGTATGATGAGACGTACGCCTTGCCCACACAGGAGTCGGTGACTTTGGCGTTACGCACGCAACAGATTATCGCCCATGAGTCCGGTGTGGCGCAGACGATTGATCCTTTGGGCGGTAGCTACTATGTCGAATGGCTTACCGACACCTTGGAGTGCCAAGCCCAAGAATATATCGCAAAAGTCGACGCCATGGGCGGCATGCTGAACGCGGTGGAGCAGGGTTATCCGCAGCGAGAAATCGCCCAAAGCGCATACAATCGGCAACGGGAGATCGAGGCCCAACAGAAAATCATCGTGGGCGTGAACAAGCACCGCCACAGTCATAATGATAAAATTCCGACACTGAAGATCGACGAGCGCGCCCAAGAGGAGCAAATTCAATCACTACGGCTGCTCAAGCAGCAACGCGATCCGCTCAAGGTGCAAGCCTCACTCGAGGCCGTCCGCCATGCAGCCGACAATGGATTGAATCTCATGCCCCCGATGATCGCTGCCGCAAAAGCATACTGCACGGAGCAAGAGCTTTGCGATGTGCTGAGAGCAACGTTTGGTACCTACACCGATCGGCCGGAGTTCTAGCCTCACCGTCCTTGCTGGATAGCTCGTTCAAGCGCGCGTTTGGCGTCTTCACTCACATGACGAAACGCCAGACCTGCGCCGTCGGGACCTACATGCACAAGTCCGGCCTCGAGCCGAAGCGACCCCTGTGGCAGATGAAGCACAACATCCAAGGCTGAATTGACGGGGTACGGGCAACCGGGCCAGGCTGCAAAGGCGCCGCTCGTGCTGATGTCCTTCGTTTTCACCATGGTGTCATTGATTTGCATATCGATGACCATGGGTTTGCGCCGTGCGCGTCGCCAGCCACGCTTGCCCGTGTGCAAAAATGGTGAAAACACATCCCTGCGCAGAAAATACACCATAAGCACGGTGCCAAAAGCGGCGCCTGCCAGCGCTTGAATATTAAAAAGCGACGCTTCGCGGACCAAGGCGTAAAGGTTGTGGGCCACCAAAAGCGGCGCATAACCTAAGAACAGCCACCAGGCCCAACGTCGAACGCCCAGGATGCCGATGGCCAAGGGAAAGGGCAAAACCAGCAACAGACCGCTGATCGGCGAAAGCATTTGAAATGCAGCTTCGACGGCGGTGAACGGAAGGCCGTAGTGAAGGACGATCGCGAAGTAGTTCACAATAGGAGAGAGGAGTAGCGCACCCCCAAACAGCCAAAGGCTGAGTGGCCGGTCGAATCTCCGTCGCCTCCCTGCATGGCCTGGCACTGGGCCCTTTTGGCTCATGGGTGGATGTTATCATACGCCCAGGGCCAGTCGGAATTTGTTGGCAAGATCCACGTGAGGCTATACGCCGACGAGTTTCAGTTGGCGCCGCTGTGACGTATCTTGTCGCCGAAGCGGCACGGGGTAGTCCCCAGAAAAGCACGCGTCACAAAAGCCCGATTTCCCCACCGCCGTGTGCAACCCCTCAGCGCTGAGATAGCCAAGCGAATCGGCAGTGACGTAGCTGGCCACCTCTTCTGGCGTATGATGCGCGGCAATGAGTTCGTCTTGTTGCGGGGTATCAATGCCATAATAGCAAGGCCAACGGGTAGGGGGAGAGCTGATGCGCAGATGCACCTCACGCGCGCCTGAGTCTCGAATCATTCGAACAATCTTGCGGCTGGTCGTTCCGCGTACAATCGAATCGTCCACGACCACGACACGTTTGTTCTTTAGCACCGACCGCATGGGGCTGAGCTTGAGGCGGACGCCAAAATGGCGAATGGATTGTTGAGGCTCAATAAAAGTGCGACCGACATAGTGACTGCGGATCAGGCCCAGCTCAAAAGGGAGGCGAGCGATTTCAGCGTAACCCAGGGCGGCGGGCACACCGCTGTCAGGGACAGGGATGACCACATCGGCATCGGCCGGGCATTCCTTGGCCAGAGTCTGCCCCAGCCGCTTCCTCGCTTGATAAACGCTGATGCCTTCAAGCGCAGAATCCGGCCGTGCGAAATATACATACTCAAAAATACACATGTGCCGAGCGGCGCTGGCAAACGGTCTCAGGCTTTGCATGCCATCGCGATTGATGACAATCATTTCGCCTGGCTCGACATCGCGAAGATATTGGGCTGCGATTAGATCGAAAGCCGTTGGCTCAGATGCGAACACGTAGGCGCCTTCAAGTTGACCCAGGCAGAGCGGTCTGAAGCCGTGGGGATCGCGTACCGCCACCAGCTCTTCCGGCGTGAGAATCACCATGGAATATGCGCCCTCGACTTGGCGCAACGCATCGGCGATGCGATCTGCGTTGGCAGGCGCCTTCGACCTGGCAATGAGGTGGACCACCACCTCTGTATCGCCAGTCGACCTGAAAATTGATCCTGCATGCTCCAGTTCCGCTCGCAGCACCTCTGCATTTGTCAGGTTGCCATTGTGCGCGACCGCCAGAGAGCCGTGCACATAATCGACGGCCACTGGTTGGGCGTTCTTGACATGGCTTCCGCCACTGGTCGAATACCGTACGTGCCCAATGGCATTTGCCCCCGGAAGCTGGTCAAGCACGTTGCCGCTGAAGACATCGTTGACCAGTCCCAGTCCGCGGTGGATGTATAGTTGTGCGCCGTCGCTGCTGACGATTCCGGCACTCTCCTGACCACGATGTTGAAGAGCGTGCAAGCCCAAACACGCAAGCTTGGCGGCCTCCCCCGCGGCAAAAATGCCAAAGACGCCACACTCATCGTGAAATCCGTCCGAAGGCTCTTCAAGGTTGTAGGCCATCACTTGGCCTCCCCGAATTCGCGCGCCACCTTCTTCTTACCCTCGCGATAGGTGAGGGGAGGTCTCGTTTGCGGCGCAACAGCATGCTCTTTAGTAGTATCCTTGGTCAGCTTGCGCGCCTCTTTATCCTCGGGGGCCGCGGGCGCATTCGCTTTGACGCGCTGCGACAACTCCCGAGAAACCGTAATAGTTTCCACGGGCTGCGATTCATGTTGAGAGGGGCTCCCGCAGCTTACTCCGAGCAAGATGCCGCCTATAACGCTTGCCTCAAACCATTGGCCCATGCGACCTATTTAGCGCCCCCAGCGCAGGTTGTCATCCCTGCAAGAGAATCGCCGCTGGCAATGACCGGCCCACCAACGCAGTTCCAGATACGTCACGCCCATTCCGGGCATCTCCCGCCGTCTGATCCCCTTTTGCAATGCCTATGCATAGCAACCGAATATTTGACAGCGGTTGAGTGAAGGGGCATCTTTGCGAGCATAAAAAATCGCTTCATACACGGTTGGCTTGTTGGCATTGTAGGCTTGACGAGTCTGAGTTGCGGCGATGATGATCCAAAGCGAACAATAAGCCCCCAGGAAGCTGCGGATATCGTCCACAGGCACGTCAGCTCGCATGTCGATGGATTGGTTTTCGCCCTCGCACCTTTCAATGCGGGATTATTCTGGGATTTGGCAAAAGCGCTGGGTGGCGAGCCGTGTGATAGTGAAGTCGGCGGGTTTGGCCTGGATTCGGCCCTGCAAGATGCGTTAGAGATCGTTCAGCGGGACGTCGTGGAGTCCAAAGGTATGGAGCACAGCTCGACAGAAATTGATTTTCCGCTCAGCGCTGAATCGCTCTGCACTGGAGGGGGCGAGTGTGCAGAGAAACTAGCCCTCAATCCAGTAGTGTTGCGAGTCAGCTCCGAGGTCGAGGACGAAGCATTCATCAACGTCTTGATAGGTGCTGGTCAACATCGCGTGGCGCGTTTGTACCTGACTGCCGTCGCTGTGGAGTCTACCTTATACCTTGGCGCCTGGAAGAACTATCGTGCGGGTTACATCAATAACGATGATGACGATGCACCGGTGGCCGTCCCCACGACCGCGCGCGGCGAGAGTGTCTCTCGCATAGAAAAAACGTCGGAAACGCTGTATTCAGCCGTAACGCGAATTCCTCAGAGCATTGATGTGGTCATGCCGGGAGACGAGCATAGCGTCGAAGCTCCAACGGAGTTTCACTTTGCGCCCGCTGACCCCGCCATACAAACAACAATTGACACCCTATCAGACGTCTGGGAAGCGACGGTGTCGTTGAACAAGGTCACTGTAATCGCTCCTGCTGATAGGTGCGACCCTGAGTATGAAAACCTGTCCCTCCGAGCCTGATCCACCGGTTGTGCTGACCTTTCCTTCGCTTAGCGGGACCTTTCGATACAGTGACATCATCGAGTTTGTCGACGTTAGCCTAGGTGATGAAACAATTACCGCTACTCACGCTGACGACGCTGTGTTCTCCATGGATATCAACCCCGACGATGAGCGAAAGCTCTCGGGCAACATTGCTTACACCGATGACGGCGTCATGCTTACGGTTGAGCCAAAGCTTGATGCTTCCATTGCACTTCAACTCAGCGAGCTTTTGGACGAGGATGCGCCCGAGTATTTGCATGATCAGCTCTTTGAGCTTTCATTCGGTGCGCAACCCGCGGGCAAGGTTCTGCTTCGTGCAGATCCCACCTGCTTAGAGGTGGATTCTGCAGGCCAGTTTGAGTTGGTTGAAGGCCCGTTTTCCCTGCATGAAACACACAGGGCCGATAGTGCCGAAAACACCTCGAGCATCGACGAGAGCATGTGCCTAAACCAGCTTGAGGACAATCCCGACGAACGCTTCCTCGGCACCAGGTTCGGTCAGCAGGTTTGCGAATAACGACTAACTTAGGGGCTCGCAGCTTACCAATTGTCACTTATGCTACTAGATGAGTGGTTCGCGATTAATAAAACTCAGTCGTGACTGCATTGCGATATATTTTAACACACCTGCGTTGGGGCCGAAAAAGACCTGGGTGACGCCTTCTTGATCTGGCCCATTGAACAAACGAGCTGCGGGCACTAGCACTCCATCCGAGTGCATCTGTTTGTTGATTTGTGTGTCGGACTCAAACGTAAGCGCGTGTCGCTGATAATGAAATGGGCTGGCGTGGGTCGCCCCGTGACAACAATCTACTTCTGCGTGAGGTTTTTACAATCCCATTGCTCAAAAGGCAAAGGTCCCTGATAGCATCGATTGACGATAATCGTTCCTTCCGCTTCGGTGGGCAGGCGTTGATTGGCGGCAAGCCAAGCAATACGCTCATAAAACAGACAGGTCCCAATTTGTGTGGTGGGTTCAACATCATCCTCTGAGTTGATGGCCCACTGCTCGAAGTAGCGTTGTATGACCGTCTCGGTTTCTGAGCGATGAGTCAGTACCCAATTGAGGCGCCGACTTATTTCCACGGGTAGCACGGCGGCGCCAGCAAGCAAATAAAAATAGGGCATACGCGGGGTGAAGATTGTGCCATCCTGAAATACCCGAAGAGGGTATCCGAGCGTATCGGAGATGTGGCGCTCAAATTCCTCATAAGCTTGGTTAGCGTACAAATCTCGCAACTCTGTTTCGGGGCCTGACGCGAAGCTGATTTGATCCCAGATGTCGCTCGCATAGCACGGAACTGCCGCAAGGAAGGGCTCCGCATGCTTACGGTCAATCAAGACAATATCGCCACCGCCTGTAAAGATTTGATTGTCCCATCCATCTAAGTTCGCATCGTTGAAAAGCAACTGAAAAATTGCCAGTTTCCAACCCAGTTCGCTCTCCGCTATCTTGGAGATAAGCTCTTCTACAGTGGAGAGCTTATCGTCCAATGAGGCGTTCTTGTACGAAGGAACGGCCAGCAGTGAAGATTCGAGTCCAAAGAAACATTTGCTCAACACGAATTCAGCTTCCGTAAAAGGATCTTTTATTAATCTTGCGGCTGCTACTATTCCGAAATGCAGCACGTCTCGATCAATGGCATACATGAGCGCATCTAGGCGCGGGGATTCTGTTTCACCAGGGGATCCGCGCTTGTTGGCCACTGCATGTTGCCCATTTGGAAGCTCCACGAAATAGGTTCTGGGCTTCGGACCTTGCGACGTCGCGCTATCAGGCCACAGATCGGGGCTCTTTGACAGGTAGCACTCGGCAAAAATCCAAGAATGCATTGTCGTTCACGATAGGCGCGAAAGAGTCGGAGGGAACTTGAAGTTCAGCAAACCATGTTTGCGCCAGATCGGGCATCCAGTCGGCCGTTGTCTGAGGCCCCAACTGAAATGGTTCTGGATGCAACGCCATGGTTGCCTTGGCAACGACACCTGTGCTCGCATCTGCGATGGTGTAAAAACGTCCCAAGATCAGGGGCCGCGCAGCGGCACTGAAAGATCGCCCAAGTAGCCTTGCACCAACGGGTAGCAAGTCCGGTACCTGTTTGAAGCTATCGAAGTTGTAGGTATGCAAGGGGCAGGTGCCTTCAGAGTCTGACAGGTGTTCGGACCGCACCAGTCGTACAGGGTCTGTGGTTATAATGCTCCATTGCGAATTCCAGCCGAGCGTCACCAGTTTGGTGTTAGGCGGAATAAGCAGCGGACATGGATTGCCATCAGCCCGGGGTAGCACGAGTTGATGCAGCGTCCAGGCGATTGCGGCAGTAAGTGCCAGGGGCGAATCCGCTCAAAGCGATATAAACGCGCAATCAGTTCAACGTGACTTACGAGGTTGACGTTGAGAGGCATACGGGGCTAAAAGCGGGACCCTTCGCCCAAGGGAGTCCATTTATGCACGTCAGTGTCACGCAACATTTTTTTCGGCCCATCCTCATTATCACCCTGGTGTCTGCGGCAAGCCTGTCAGAGCCGCGCACGGCCAAGGCGCAAGAAAGCGCGACGCCGGAGCCTTTGGTCGAGCACGCGCAGCATGTCGCCGCAGTGCCAGATGAGTTTCATCGCGAGACGCTGTTTGCGCTTTCTGCGGGTGCGACGCTCAACACGGGCAACACCCGGTCATTCGCGGCCAATGTCGGCTCGCGATTTACTCTCAAACGCGATCGCCACCAACTCACGCTAGATACTCAGTTCATCTACGGCTTGGCCAGTCTCAGGGACCAGGGCGACATCGATGCCGATGGTAACGTCAATGAGTTTAACGATTACAACCTCAACACCCGGCGGCTTAGCGGGCTAGCGCGATATGACTTTTTCATGACACCCAATGATGGTTTATTCGTCTCCACATCGCCTTTGTGGGATACGTTTGCGGGCTTGGATCTGCGCCTTCAAAATCAGGTTGGCTACATGCGCAACTTCTTCAATCTCGAGGGCAAGCACCGTGGCTGGGGCGAGGTCGGGTATGATCTGACCTATGATAACTGGACCAATGGGCAAGATCAGACCAACCATTCTGTGCGCGCGTTTCTGGGATACGACAACCACATCAATGAAATGGTCACCTTCCTTACCGGCGTCGAGGGATTGTTCAACGTGGAGCGCTCAAAGGACGTGCGTCTTTTGTGGAATTCAGAACTCACGTCAAAACTGGTTGCCGGTTTCCAAGCTGGCGTGCGCTTCACCCTGCGCTACGATAACGAGCCGGTGCCGGGGGCCGAAAAGCTTGATACTATCACCACGCTGAACCTACTTTATGCGATGGATTTTGAAGCCCCGTCTGCTGCGGCGCTCGAGGTTGACTGCGAGAAGCAGAAGGCTGAGGCGGTCAAGGAGGCAGAGGCTCGGTGTAAAGCCGTTCAACCGGTCGTGACGCCGCCGCCTTCAGTGCCGGCAGAGCCAGTGCCTGTCACGCCCGAGCCCGTGGCGCCCGACGAAACCGCCGTTCCATAACTTAGTCGGCATTGGCATCTAACCAGGGGCAGGATGCGGATGCCCCGTGCATCAGAGAGATTGCGCATCGAGCGTGGCCCACGTCTCGGTGAGCGCAAAGCGTCCCTGCGCATCGGGGCGCACCCGTGCCATTGCGATATCCGGGTCATGTGTGAAAAACAGTCGCCCGTTTCGTGCGGCCAGCGCTTTTAGAAGCGTCTGCTTTTCATTGATCACAAGCTCGGGATAGCGGTCATAGCCCATAGTCACAGGCAGATGCACCCAGGCCCGACCTGGAATCAAATCGCTTGCAAAAAGAAGCGGTCCATCGTCGCTTGCGATTTCAGCAAGCAGCAGTCCGGGTGTATGGCCATCGGAGTAGTGCAGGGCATAGGCGTCGCCTAAGAGATCGCAGTAAGGCACATCGACAAGCTCAAGCCTTCCGCTTTGCTCAAGCAACGGCTGGAGCTCCGGGATAAATGAGGCACGGTCGCGCGAATGGGGGTTCAATGCCCGCTCCCATGCGCTCTGGCTGACGATAAAACGAGCGTTGGGGAACAACAGTCGCATAGGCGCATTGGCCTCCCATGCACTAATAAGACCTCCAGCATGGTCGAAGTGCAAATGCGACAGCAGGACGATGTCGATATCTTCATGCCGTAGACCCAGGCTTTTCAAGCTCGCCAATAACACGTGCTCGTCCTCGCATACTCCGTAGCGGGCCTTTAGTTCTGGCGAAAAAAAAGCACCGATTCCCGCCTCGCACAAGACGTGCCGGCCGCTTTGTTCTCGCAAGAGCAGCGCGCGGCAGGCAAGGCGGATGCAGTTGCGTTCATCGGCCTTTACCCAGCGAGACCACAGGGCCTTGGGCGCATTGCCAAACATGGCACCTCCATCTAGCCGTTGCGAGTTGCCCATCACCGAGAATAATGTGGCCGAAAGGGGGCTCATGAAGCTGCCCGCCACGTCTGGAAGCGCCGCTCGGCCAAAAGAGCGAGATCGCGCACTCTTAGCCGCGCGTAATAGAGACAAAATTGCATCAAATGGTTAGGCGCCTCGATGGTGAGCACGAGCGTGAAGAGTTGCCGAAGCCGGCCGACGCGTACGGTGGGCGCATGAGCAGTGCGATGCATGTGGAGGAGCTTATGTAGGATGGCGCGTCGCAATCTTCCTGGCCGAAGGGCGTCCATCACATGGGATGGCACCTCTGCGTTTTGTTGCCTCACGCTGGCACACAGACAGACGTAGAGGGCCAGTGTCATGTGCCATTCCTTGGCCCGCGAGACGACGAGGCCCCAGTTAGGATGCCAACCCGCAATGATGCGTCGCACATCTTCGGCGGACCGCCCATCGATAGCAAAAGAATGCATGGCTTCGTGCAATGCCACGTAAAGCAAACTGTCTTCCGCGCACAGGGTCGGGATCTGCCGGCTGTGGCTGTGGTATACCACCGCTCGGCCGAACAGAGCGTCATAGTCAATGGGATGTCTCTGGCTTTGACAGAACGCGCGGTGGAGTTCCAGGGTGATTGGAAATGGTTCGTCACGCAAGTACACCCATTCGTAATGCTCGTGATAGGTGGCAGGGCGCTTATCGGGGCCGCTACGGCGAAACCCCATGGCTAATAATACCCGTGCCGCGCGGGACATATCCCTTGCAGGAACGAGCACATCGATGTCGCACATCGCGCGCTCTGCCAGATCGGGATAGAGGGTATCGAGAAACGCCGCGCCTTTAAGGAAAAGGAGAGGTATGCCGAGCCTTTCGAGTTCTGCACGCACCTCATCAAGTGCGGCGAGTCGAAGCATATTATGGCCAAGGATGTTATTTCTTGGGTCGGGGATTGCCCTGCTTGACATCAGCGACCTCTTAGCCCAAGCTTCGGTTCTTGTTTTCTGGAAAGCACATGAGTCACGACTCTGAAAATATCCCTTCGTTTGCGGATTTCGACAACGGAAGCAAAGGTTTCCTAGCTCGCGGCGCCATCAAGAAAGTGGCGGGTAGG carries:
- a CDS encoding acyl-CoA dehydrogenase, coding for MDTSLTDEQRLIQDTVREFAEREVAPRAKQLDAESMWPAALIDGLAKLGLMGMTVPEAWGGSGVDHISYAIAVEEISRACASLGVIMSVNNSLACAPLAAHGTDAQKEKYLKPLASGEKLGCFGLTEPASGSDASHMETVAHKDGDGWVISGSKNWITNGPHADVIIVFAATDRQAGPRGITAFVVSTDAKGFGRETPDSKLGIHAAHSCTVFFDQCRIPTTHQLGEEGEGFKIAMATLDGGRIGIAAQALGIARAAFEKARDYAKERKAFGEPIANKQAIQFMLADMATEIEAARLLVQRAAWLKDQGQRHTSEAAVAKLFASEMATRVSHKALQIHGGYGYSTDYDVERHYRDARITEIYEGTSEIMRIVIAARALRE
- a CDS encoding acyl-CoA dehydrogenase family protein, which gives rise to MNFALSETQILIRHTAREFAQRRLVRFADEFEEQGQVPPDVLREMAELGLMGVAIPEALGGSEAGAVAFALALAEVAAGCASTAVMMAVSNMVAEIITRYGTPQQKQTHVPRICSGEYVTASFALSEADAGSDPANMGTVARKSGKKWRIDGGKQWISNGTTAGVFVIWARTGEAGHRGISCFLVTQGQPGLVVGPKEDKMGLRGSDTVSLALDDCTVDDTDMLGAEGLGFGIAMAALDGGRISIAAQCAGIASAANRHMQKYAKERKQFGTPLADFQAIQWMVADSEKELDAMTLLGWRAASLKDAGLPYSQAASMAKLYASEAAWRVCNRAVQVHGGYGYSREYPLERYLRDVRATQIYEGTSEIQRRVIARNLLHPI
- a CDS encoding tetratricopeptide repeat protein codes for the protein MSESDPNEVRWDAVGEALELLREGDTEQALKELQRILVEDADNEYGHYYLGVAYFERGEFVPAMKAYLRAIELAPAYLGAMLGLGHALRMLGRYQESIRVGREVLIQQPEDPDALHLLGLAHFAQGDEAEARDYLQRFLNTRPEVEVQMEVEGMLEVLGGNVVALHPDITRLN
- a CDS encoding methylmalonyl-CoA mutase family protein, translated to MWWHCTPISLGSIEARLGNDDHHTSEGEQPGLTTPELLELSKQRDAWQKSVKGSAKLGFQATGDFTTLSGIPVPDLVTPLDVSGDYLATLGFPGQFPFTRGVYPTMHRGRLWTQRMFAGFGTPQHTNARFRYLLEHGQTGLSTAFDFPTLMGYDSDSPRALGEVGMCGVAIDTLKDMEMLFDGIPLDHVTTSMTINGPAVVLLAFYIALADERGIPRSALGGTVQNDCLKEFIAQHAWVVPPRPAMRIVTDMIEFCTNELPRWHPVSISGYHMREAGATAAQELAFTLADGIAYVQWCVDRGLPVDSFAPRLSFFFDVQSDFLEEVAKFRAGRRMWAKIMRQRFGAKEPRSCMQRTHAQTAGVSLTAQQPFNNVARVAMQALAAVMGGVQSLHTNAYDETYALPTQESVTLALRTQQIIAHESGVAQTIDPLGGSYYVEWLTDTLECQAQEYIAKVDAMGGMLNAVEQGYPQREIAQSAYNRQREIEAQQKIIVGVNKHRHSHNDKIPTLKIDERAQEEQIQSLRLLKQQRDPLKVQASLEAVRHAADNGLNLMPPMIAAAKAYCTEQELCDVLRATFGTYTDRPEF
- a CDS encoding PilZ domain-containing protein — its product is MSQKGPVPGHAGRRRRFDRPLSLWLFGGALLLSPIVNYFAIVLHYGLPFTAVEAAFQMLSPISGLLLVLPFPLAIGILGVRRWAWWLFLGYAPLLVAHNLYALVREASLFNIQALAGAAFGTVLMVYFLRRDVFSPFLHTGKRGWRRARRKPMVIDMQINDTMVKTKDISTSGAFAAWPGCPYPVNSALDVVLHLPQGSLRLEAGLVHVGPDGAGLAFRHVSEDAKRALERAIQQGR